A region of Nostoc sp. 'Peltigera membranacea cyanobiont' N6 DNA encodes the following proteins:
- a CDS encoding squalene/phytoene synthase family protein — MNLRRDALQILQETSRTFYIPINLLPPGLQEAVASAYLCMRAIDEIEDHPGLDNATKAKLLRTISLTLQAGVDGFALDAFFEGFNGYENTLEEVTLRIREWSLLAPETIAPRIWDATAAMADRMASWAEINWKIYTESDLDRYTFGVAGAVGLLLSDLWTWYDGTQTNRTQAIGFGRGLQAVNILRNHTEDLGRGVDFFPEGWNAENMQEYARRNLALAEAYTKDLPTGPALDFCQIPLTLANGTLDALANGKEKLSRSDVFALIEQLISVNMKAS; from the coding sequence ATGAATTTACGTAGAGATGCATTGCAAATCCTCCAAGAAACTAGCCGAACTTTTTATATCCCAATTAATCTTTTACCGCCAGGATTACAAGAAGCAGTAGCATCGGCATATTTGTGTATGCGGGCCATTGATGAAATTGAAGATCATCCCGGACTAGATAATGCTACTAAAGCAAAGCTGTTAAGAACCATTAGTCTGACATTACAGGCAGGCGTTGATGGCTTCGCACTAGATGCTTTCTTTGAAGGATTTAATGGCTATGAGAATACCCTAGAAGAAGTCACTCTGAGAATTAGAGAATGGTCACTGCTAGCACCAGAAACCATTGCACCTCGAATTTGGGATGCCACTGCTGCAATGGCAGACCGTATGGCTTCTTGGGCAGAAATAAACTGGAAAATTTACACAGAGTCTGATTTGGATCGTTATACCTTTGGGGTTGCAGGTGCAGTGGGATTATTACTTTCGGACTTATGGACTTGGTACGATGGAACGCAAACTAACCGTACTCAGGCCATTGGGTTTGGTCGAGGTTTACAAGCAGTAAATATCCTACGTAACCATACTGAAGATTTGGGGCGTGGGGTAGACTTCTTCCCAGAAGGTTGGAATGCAGAAAATATGCAAGAGTATGCGCGGCGCAATCTAGCCTTAGCTGAAGCTTATACCAAAGACCTTCCTACGGGCCCAGCCTTAGATTTTTGCCAAATTCCCTTAACCTTAGCTAATGGCACTCTTGACGCTCTTGCTAATGGTAAAGAGAAACTAAGCCGTAGTGATGTTTTTGCACTTATCGAACAGCTGATTAGTGTGAATATGAAAGCCAGCTAA
- a CDS encoding serine/threonine-protein kinase, producing MSYCLNPICPNPENLVNSQRCQSCGSQLLLRDRYQVIEPLGQGGFGATFLANDRGLPGEPSCVIKQLRPSGSAPHVLKMARELFEREAKTLGKIGNHPQVPRLLDYFENNEQFYLVQEYISGDTLQEEVKLNGILSETGVKQFLSEVLPLLQYIHEQKVIHRDIKPANLIRRSQDARMVLIDFGAVKDQISQGATSPSGHTALTAYAIGTPGFAPPEQMAMRPVYASDIYALGVTCIYLLTSKTPKDLDYNPNTGEMMWEQLVQVSDHLSNVLRKMLDVSVRNRYQSAADVLRALEIEPYLESLAKGLLIKSDTGSKERTHNHLQNSAVLCNNSSVAVTSSGVAQVAAAIRARRAKATEAAGLHQGSGMGKSTTLANSNSNGSHGQTSKVERKLDTQGLLTAYQKGRRDFALHNLNLLNLQGADLSGTNFHSTQFQKTNLQGANLHNSDFGRASLTRANLKDANLSKAYFNHADLEGADLRGADLSNAYLSNANLRGANLCGANLTSAKISDEQLALAKTNWMTIRPNGKRGLL from the coding sequence ATGAGCTACTGCTTAAATCCTATCTGTCCCAATCCAGAAAATTTGGTAAATAGCCAAAGGTGTCAGTCTTGTGGCTCGCAACTACTGTTGCGCGATCGCTATCAGGTGATCGAACCATTAGGTCAAGGTGGCTTTGGAGCAACCTTCTTAGCCAACGATCGAGGCTTACCAGGAGAACCGAGTTGCGTAATCAAACAATTACGCCCATCAGGAAGCGCCCCACACGTTTTAAAGATGGCCAGAGAACTCTTTGAACGAGAAGCCAAAACTCTAGGTAAAATTGGCAATCATCCCCAAGTACCAAGATTGTTAGACTATTTTGAAAATAATGAACAATTTTATTTAGTTCAAGAATACATCAGTGGTGATACCTTACAGGAGGAAGTCAAACTTAACGGCATCTTGAGCGAAACTGGAGTCAAGCAATTTTTGAGCGAAGTTTTGCCACTGCTCCAATATATCCACGAGCAAAAGGTGATTCACCGTGATATCAAACCAGCCAACTTAATTCGCCGCAGTCAAGATGCCAGAATGGTACTCATCGACTTTGGTGCCGTCAAAGACCAAATCAGCCAAGGTGCGACAAGTCCATCAGGACACACAGCATTAACTGCTTATGCCATTGGTACTCCTGGTTTTGCGCCTCCAGAGCAAATGGCTATGCGTCCAGTCTACGCCAGTGATATTTATGCACTGGGGGTGACATGCATTTATTTACTCACTAGCAAAACTCCTAAAGATTTAGATTACAATCCCAACACTGGCGAGATGATGTGGGAGCAACTTGTGCAAGTGAGCGATCACTTGAGCAATGTATTGCGAAAAATGTTAGACGTGTCTGTACGTAATCGCTATCAGTCGGCGGCAGATGTTCTTAGAGCCTTGGAAATAGAACCATACTTAGAAAGTTTAGCAAAGGGTTTACTAATTAAATCAGATACTGGATCTAAAGAGCGAACACACAACCATTTACAAAATTCTGCTGTTTTATGCAACAACTCTTCTGTCGCTGTCACCAGTTCAGGTGTGGCACAGGTAGCAGCAGCAATTCGTGCCAGACGAGCTAAGGCAACAGAAGCGGCTGGATTACACCAGGGTTCTGGGATGGGCAAATCAACAACTTTAGCTAACAGCAACAGTAATGGTTCGCATGGTCAAACTTCTAAAGTTGAGCGTAAGTTAGATACCCAAGGTTTGTTAACCGCCTACCAGAAGGGAAGACGAGATTTTGCTCTCCACAATTTAAATTTGCTGAACCTGCAAGGTGCTGACTTATCAGGAACAAATTTCCATTCCACTCAATTCCAAAAAACCAATCTCCAGGGAGCTAATCTTCACAATAGTGACTTTGGCAGAGCCAGTCTCACTAGAGCAAATCTTAAGGATGCTAATTTGAGCAAAGCATACTTTAATCATGCTGATTTAGAAGGTGCAGACCTGCGAGGTGCAGACCTCAGTAATGCTTATCTCAGCAATGCCAACCTCAGAGGAGCTAATTTGTGTGGTGCTAATCTCACCAGTGCCAAAATTTCCGATGAGCAGCTAGCACTAGCAAAAACAAACTGGATGACTATTCGCCCCAATGGTAAACGGGGTTTATTATAA
- a CDS encoding FHA domain-containing protein, giving the protein MIDFAQTEIERRLTLYQVFLKLYEHHSSLLDEILQLENLSQPSLRKMKVCYVHGVVDTAAVYLMTNLCDNHTQSLRQPQQIWTIGRNRNSGICIADNYMSRRHAAIQYIDDRGFYFIDFNSTNGSFVNGDRAFGPIELKDGDRIRVGNMTFDFFMNSTHRILPGVAMELLMQLVQKKKEQLEILTLSPDRQISIPEKADQNLDVSRKSPLFEKFKHDYNNFSSEQKSEILDRFFSRQIL; this is encoded by the coding sequence ATGATTGACTTTGCACAAACGGAAATAGAACGGAGATTAACTTTATATCAGGTATTTCTCAAGTTGTATGAACACCACAGCAGTCTTCTAGATGAAATTCTTCAGCTAGAAAACCTATCTCAACCGTCGTTGAGGAAAATGAAGGTATGTTACGTACATGGTGTAGTGGATACTGCTGCTGTTTATTTGATGACTAACTTATGCGACAATCATACTCAAAGTTTACGACAGCCACAGCAGATATGGACAATAGGTCGTAATCGCAATAGTGGTATTTGCATTGCTGATAATTATATGTCTCGTCGCCACGCGGCTATTCAATATATTGACGATCGAGGCTTCTACTTTATAGACTTCAACAGTACCAATGGCTCCTTTGTGAATGGCGATCGCGCTTTTGGGCCGATCGAGCTCAAAGATGGCGATCGCATCCGTGTAGGCAACATGACTTTTGATTTTTTTATGAATTCTACTCACCGTATTTTGCCAGGTGTAGCAATGGAGTTATTAATGCAACTGGTGCAGAAAAAGAAGGAACAATTAGAAATACTTACTTTATCTCCTGACAGACAAATATCTATACCTGAAAAAGCAGATCAAAATTTAGATGTTTCCAGAAAATCCCCACTATTTGAGAAGTTTAAACATGACTATAACAACTTTAGTTCAGAACAGAAATCAGAAATTTTAGACCGTTTTTTTAGCAGACAAATACTATAA
- the recA gene encoding recombinase RecA: MAINTDTSGKQKALTMVLNQIERSFGKGAIMRLGDATRMRVETISSGALTLDLALGGGLPKGRVIEIYGPESSGKTTVALHALAEVQRNGGIAAFVDAEHALDPTYAAALGVDIDNLLISQPDTGESALEIVDQLVRSAAVDIVVIDSVAALVPRAEIEGDMGDIHVGLQARLMSQALRKITGNIGKSGCTVIFINQLRQKIGVTYGSPETTTGGNALKFYASVRLDIRRIQTLKKGTDEFGNRVKVKVAKNKVAPPFRIAEFDIIFGKGISTLGCIVDLAEETSIIVRKGAWYSYNGDNISQGRDNAIKYLEEKPEFAEEIKKLVREKLDKGAVVSANSVAKASEEDEEEESDLEPEE; this comes from the coding sequence ATGGCTATCAACACCGATACTTCCGGCAAGCAAAAAGCGCTGACTATGGTGCTAAACCAGATTGAGCGCAGCTTTGGTAAAGGAGCAATCATGCGCCTGGGTGATGCTACCCGGATGCGGGTGGAAACAATTTCCAGTGGAGCGCTGACTCTAGATTTAGCATTGGGCGGTGGTTTACCCAAGGGGCGGGTAATTGAAATTTATGGGCCAGAAAGTTCTGGTAAGACTACGGTAGCTTTACATGCCCTCGCCGAAGTGCAAAGAAATGGCGGTATTGCTGCTTTCGTTGATGCTGAACACGCTCTCGATCCCACTTATGCTGCGGCATTGGGTGTAGATATTGACAATTTGCTGATTTCCCAACCTGACACTGGCGAATCAGCTTTGGAAATTGTCGATCAGCTTGTTCGCTCTGCTGCGGTTGATATTGTAGTCATTGACTCAGTAGCAGCACTAGTTCCCCGCGCTGAAATTGAAGGCGATATGGGTGATATTCACGTTGGTTTACAAGCGCGGTTAATGAGCCAAGCTCTACGTAAAATAACGGGTAACATTGGTAAATCTGGTTGTACAGTAATTTTCATTAACCAGTTGCGGCAAAAAATCGGTGTTACTTACGGTAGCCCAGAAACCACAACTGGCGGTAACGCATTGAAATTTTACGCTTCGGTGCGCTTGGATATTCGCCGGATTCAAACCTTGAAAAAAGGTACAGATGAATTTGGTAATCGCGTTAAAGTCAAAGTAGCCAAAAACAAAGTAGCGCCACCTTTTAGGATTGCGGAATTTGACATTATTTTTGGTAAAGGAATTTCTACCTTGGGTTGTATTGTAGACTTGGCAGAAGAAACTTCCATTATTGTCCGCAAAGGAGCTTGGTATAGTTATAACGGCGATAACATCTCCCAAGGACGAGACAACGCCATTAAGTATCTAGAAGAAAAACCTGAATTTGCTGAGGAAATTAAGAAACTAGTGCGTGAAAAGCTAGATAAAGGCGCTGTTGTTTCTGCTAACTCCGTAGCGAAAGCCAGTGAAGAAGATGAAGAGGAAGAAAGCGACTTAGAGCCAGAAGAATAA
- a CDS encoding DUF4385 domain-containing protein yields MPFDYSLDFKNIDFRQHPELYRVGKGEQGVLLVEPYKSEILPYWRFKTPDIARESSAKIYDMFLDYLEQDDFIGADMARKFIQMGYTRSRRYANHKSGRKYKQKSETSGDKKEILPYQVDQVKAESAAIFKVKWIQAKTNKKYQELLAKHKQMYESN; encoded by the coding sequence ATGCCATTTGATTATTCTTTAGACTTTAAAAATATTGATTTTCGTCAACATCCTGAGTTATATCGTGTTGGCAAGGGTGAACAGGGCGTACTTTTAGTAGAACCATACAAATCAGAAATTCTTCCCTATTGGCGGTTTAAAACTCCTGATATTGCTAGAGAATCGAGTGCAAAAATCTACGATATGTTTCTTGATTATTTAGAACAAGATGATTTTATCGGCGCAGATATGGCACGAAAGTTTATCCAAATGGGTTATACTCGCTCCCGCCGTTATGCTAATCATAAAAGCGGCAGAAAGTATAAACAAAAATCGGAAACTTCAGGGGACAAAAAAGAGATTCTTCCATACCAAGTAGACCAAGTTAAAGCTGAATCAGCAGCAATATTTAAAGTCAAGTGGATACAAGCAAAGACAAATAAGAAATACCAAGAGCTTTTAGCCAAGCATAAACAGATGTATGAGAGCAACTAA
- a CDS encoding VOC family protein — translation MLSSTQSVKSVLAPGNLRKVHHIALNVQDMQASRYFYGTILGLHELTGDEVPATLVELVASGKVANFITPDGTILDLFWEPELSPPDPNPEKTFTRAYHLAFDIDPQLFDRAVAVIGENKIAIAHGPITRPTGRGVYFYDPDGFMIEIRCDPEAS, via the coding sequence ATGCTATCTAGCACCCAATCCGTGAAAAGTGTCCTTGCGCCAGGAAATCTGCGTAAAGTACATCACATTGCCCTCAACGTCCAGGATATGCAAGCTTCCCGCTACTTTTATGGCACAATTTTGGGTTTGCACGAACTCACAGGCGACGAAGTACCCGCAACCCTAGTGGAACTTGTTGCATCTGGGAAAGTAGCCAACTTTATTACCCCGGATGGTACAATTCTGGATTTATTTTGGGAACCAGAATTATCACCACCAGATCCTAATCCAGAGAAGACATTCACCAGAGCCTACCATCTGGCTTTTGATATCGATCCGCAGTTATTCGATCGCGCGGTGGCAGTCATCGGGGAAAATAAAATAGCGATCGCACATGGTCCAATTACGCGCCCTACTGGTAGAGGTGTGTATTTTTACGATCCAGATGGCTTTATGATTGAAATTCGTTGCGATCCAGAAGCTAGTTAA
- a CDS encoding Uma2 family endonuclease, whose product MVKLSLKQRIPPLENGDRLTRYEFERRYQAMPRHQKAELIEGVVYLASPLRFESHAEPHGHTITWLGVYEVSTPGVRLGIEPTVRLDRDNEPQPDGVLLITPTSQGQSRLSDDDYIEGAPELVIEIAASSVAIDLHDKKKVYGRNGAKEYIIWQIFENKLDWFRLQQGEYVSLEVDADGIIKSQVFPGLWLSMSDLLAGNMQQVLAVLQLGLNSPEHQIFVQKLSGE is encoded by the coding sequence ATGGTCAAGCTATCACTCAAACAACGAATTCCTCCTTTAGAAAATGGAGATCGCCTCACTCGCTACGAATTTGAACGCCGCTATCAAGCAATGCCCCGTCATCAAAAGGCAGAATTAATTGAAGGAGTTGTATACTTGGCATCCCCATTACGCTTTGAAAGCCATGCTGAACCACATGGCCATACAATCACTTGGTTAGGAGTTTATGAAGTATCAACCCCTGGTGTGAGATTGGGAATTGAGCCAACAGTCCGCTTAGATCGAGACAATGAACCACAACCTGATGGAGTGCTATTAATAACGCCAACATCTCAAGGACAATCTCGTTTGAGTGATGATGATTACATCGAAGGTGCGCCAGAACTCGTAATAGAGATAGCAGCTAGCAGTGTTGCTATTGATTTACATGACAAGAAAAAAGTCTATGGTCGGAATGGGGCAAAAGAATACATTATTTGGCAAATATTTGAAAATAAATTAGATTGGTTTCGCCTGCAACAAGGAGAATATGTTTCCTTAGAAGTGGATGCAGATGGAATTATCAAAAGTCAAGTATTTCCTGGTTTGTGGTTGTCAATGTCAGATTTACTTGCTGGGAATATGCAGCAAGTATTAGCTGTATTGCAGTTGGGATTAAATTCGCCAGAACATCAAATATTTGTTCAGAAATTATCTGGTGAATGA
- a CDS encoding class I SAM-dependent methyltransferase → MSNFLHFIVTFVVMLSCWLLNPTLTAQAATGAMSTTGYAYAVYEQRIIHSPDGIGKYYMGREIAKVMGYTGAGWLERQSREVEEQPSKIVSLLNLQSNNVVADIGAGTGYLSFRIAPLLTDGKVLAVDVQPEMLEIIELFKKEKNITNVDPVLATLSNPNLPCESVDLALMVDAYHELEYPQEVMQGIVKALKPGGKVVLVEYRGENPFIMIKGLHKMTQKQVRKEMQAVGLVWRETKNLLPRQHLMIFEKPDSSDVLTR, encoded by the coding sequence ATGTCAAATTTTCTCCACTTTATAGTAACTTTTGTTGTGATGCTGAGTTGCTGGCTGCTGAATCCAACCCTGACAGCACAAGCCGCGACTGGTGCGATGTCTACGACGGGCTACGCCTACGCAGTTTACGAACAGCGTATTATCCATAGTCCAGATGGTATCGGCAAATATTACATGGGACGGGAAATCGCTAAAGTTATGGGATACACAGGCGCTGGCTGGCTAGAACGACAAAGCCGAGAGGTGGAGGAACAGCCAAGTAAAATAGTTAGCCTCCTTAACCTTCAATCTAACAATGTAGTGGCAGATATTGGTGCTGGTACAGGTTATTTAAGCTTTCGCATCGCCCCGTTATTAACAGATGGAAAGGTTTTGGCTGTGGATGTTCAGCCAGAAATGTTGGAAATAATTGAGTTGTTTAAAAAAGAGAAAAATATCACCAATGTCGATCCTGTTTTGGCAACCCTTAGTAACCCCAACTTACCATGTGAAAGTGTCGATTTGGCTTTGATGGTAGATGCTTACCATGAACTTGAGTATCCGCAAGAAGTGATGCAAGGAATTGTGAAAGCACTTAAACCTGGTGGTAAGGTAGTGCTGGTTGAGTACCGGGGTGAAAATCCTTTTATTATGATTAAAGGTTTGCACAAAATGACTCAAAAGCAAGTCCGTAAAGAAATGCAAGCTGTTGGTTTGGTTTGGCGCGAAACTAAAAACTTATTACCTCGACAGCATTTAATGATATTTGAGAAACCTGATTCTAGCGATGTTTTGACCAGATGA
- a CDS encoding cation:proton antiporter domain-containing protein: MQNLSLMLVPVLAAQKVAGDGLIKPLGHHELLLVLVQLSLLLLVARGLGELMRRINLPPVVGELLAGVLLGPSLFGLLLPDLQALIFPKSQEQSNLLSVISWLGVLFLLIVTGLETDLKLILRKGKTALLISLGGIIVPFITGFGLGWLLPDSFLADPEKRLVFSLFIATAMSISAVPVIAKVLMDLNLIRRDIGQVTLAAGMTDDTIGWILLSVVSGLASSGKFDFGTIFHSVSAAILFLAIAFTIGRTIVDQILRWVDDYVGGISASISAVLILSLSAAALTHALGLEAALGAFVLGILAGQSRRFSNEAGHLLEVFTAAFLAPIFFASAGLKVNLLTLLVPQTLIFGLIVLVVACVGKFTGAYIGSRVGGLSHWEGLAMGSGMNARGAMEIVVATIGLSLGVLNPQMYSIIVMVAIVTSLMAPPLLRWCLSNVVMSDEEAQRLEQEEQDSRSFIKQIQRVLIPTSGGPNIQLAAQLVGYMAHQNSIEVTSLYALSDKQPQKKARRTATQVKDTAAEEALASIAEEMQLPADTTLQTKTESGRSKAEVILNEANKNYDLIVLGASEQMRPQKKLFNLLVDRVVQEAPCATMVVKSHLPQPKGEICKIAQQKLTKILVPTVGTEYSKNAVEMASTIAAQTGALVMIVNVINLPQVEYILYEQRSLAPAKEIARDLLEQQASIGRNLDADVKTYILQGNSPEKEILKFAQAEEVDLIILGSNIRMVTGRVFFGHRVDVILSKAHCPVAVITAP, translated from the coding sequence ATGCAAAACCTGTCCCTAATGTTAGTGCCTGTACTCGCTGCACAGAAAGTAGCAGGTGACGGTTTAATTAAACCTCTCGGTCATCATGAGTTGCTGTTGGTGCTAGTACAACTGTCACTATTGCTTCTGGTAGCGCGGGGATTAGGTGAGTTGATGCGCCGGATTAACCTCCCACCTGTCGTTGGGGAATTACTGGCGGGTGTGTTGCTGGGCCCTTCTCTATTTGGTTTACTCCTTCCAGATTTACAGGCGCTGATCTTTCCCAAAAGTCAAGAACAGTCTAATTTACTTTCGGTGATTTCTTGGTTAGGCGTGTTATTTTTGCTGATTGTAACTGGCTTGGAGACGGATCTAAAGCTGATTCTTCGTAAGGGTAAAACGGCTCTGCTGATTTCACTCGGCGGAATTATTGTTCCGTTTATCACCGGATTTGGACTGGGCTGGCTATTGCCAGATAGTTTTTTAGCCGATCCAGAAAAGCGACTGGTATTCAGTTTATTTATTGCCACAGCAATGAGTATTTCGGCAGTACCAGTGATTGCTAAAGTGCTGATGGACTTAAACCTGATTCGCCGTGACATTGGTCAAGTTACCTTAGCGGCTGGGATGACTGACGACACCATTGGCTGGATTTTACTTTCTGTAGTTTCAGGTCTAGCTAGTAGCGGCAAATTTGACTTTGGGACAATTTTCCACTCCGTAAGTGCAGCTATATTGTTTTTAGCGATCGCTTTCACAATTGGGCGTACCATTGTAGACCAGATTTTGCGGTGGGTTGATGACTACGTTGGCGGTATCTCCGCTAGTATATCGGCTGTGCTAATTCTTTCGCTCTCGGCAGCAGCACTTACCCACGCATTAGGTCTGGAAGCAGCATTAGGTGCTTTTGTGCTGGGAATTCTAGCTGGTCAATCTCGCCGCTTTAGTAATGAAGCTGGACATCTGCTAGAAGTATTCACAGCAGCTTTTCTAGCACCCATTTTTTTTGCTTCAGCTGGCTTGAAAGTTAATCTACTAACTCTGTTAGTACCCCAGACGTTGATATTTGGCTTAATTGTTCTTGTTGTTGCCTGTGTTGGCAAATTTACAGGAGCTTACATTGGTTCTCGTGTCGGCGGCTTGAGTCATTGGGAAGGTTTAGCGATGGGTTCCGGGATGAATGCTCGCGGGGCGATGGAAATTGTCGTTGCTACCATTGGTTTATCTTTGGGAGTGCTGAATCCCCAGATGTACTCGATTATTGTGATGGTGGCGATCGTCACTTCCCTAATGGCTCCACCCCTTTTGCGCTGGTGTTTGTCGAACGTGGTGATGAGTGACGAGGAAGCGCAACGTTTGGAACAAGAAGAACAAGATAGCCGCAGCTTTATTAAACAGATTCAGCGTGTTCTGATACCTACTAGTGGTGGCCCCAACATCCAACTCGCAGCGCAACTAGTTGGTTACATGGCTCACCAAAACTCCATAGAAGTGACATCTCTATATGCCCTGAGTGACAAGCAGCCCCAAAAAAAAGCCCGCCGGACGGCAACCCAGGTTAAAGATACGGCTGCCGAGGAAGCTCTGGCTTCTATCGCTGAGGAAATGCAGCTACCTGCTGATACAACTCTGCAAACAAAAACGGAGTCTGGGCGTAGTAAAGCAGAAGTAATTCTGAATGAAGCAAACAAAAACTATGACTTGATCGTATTGGGAGCTTCTGAACAGATGCGCCCTCAGAAAAAATTGTTCAATTTGCTTGTAGATCGGGTAGTACAAGAAGCGCCATGTGCAACGATGGTAGTAAAGTCGCATTTACCCCAACCCAAAGGCGAGATATGCAAAATTGCTCAACAAAAGCTGACAAAGATTCTAGTGCCAACGGTGGGGACAGAATATAGTAAAAATGCTGTAGAGATGGCAAGTACGATCGCTGCTCAGACCGGAGCATTAGTAATGATTGTAAACGTGATTAATTTGCCCCAGGTTGAGTATATTCTTTACGAGCAGCGATCGCTAGCTCCAGCAAAGGAAATTGCTCGCGATCTGCTCGAACAGCAAGCATCAATTGGCCGCAATCTGGATGCTGATGTGAAAACCTATATTCTTCAAGGAAACAGCCCAGAAAAGGAAATTCTCAAGTTTGCCCAAGCCGAGGAAGTTGACCTAATTATTCTAGGGAGTAATATCCGAATGGTTACGGGTCGCGTTTTCTTCGGTCACAGAGTGGATGTAATTCTAAGTAAAGCCCATTGCCCAGTAGCGGTAATTACTGCGCCATAA
- a CDS encoding DUF3146 family protein — MVSAKRRLPETIAHVRITRQSWQHGFLEGEVSAGEFEWHFQWHFRRGELAVKPSQGRALIKEPLGRFLEQQDYQLEPGGDYAFTIRAEL, encoded by the coding sequence ATTGTGAGTGCGAAAAGACGACTGCCAGAAACCATTGCCCATGTCAGAATCACTCGCCAATCCTGGCAACACGGCTTCCTTGAGGGTGAAGTGAGTGCAGGTGAGTTTGAGTGGCATTTCCAGTGGCATTTTCGCCGAGGAGAACTTGCCGTCAAGCCTTCCCAAGGCCGCGCTTTAATCAAAGAACCCCTTGGTCGATTTTTGGAGCAACAAGATTATCAGCTAGAGCCTGGAGGAGATTATGCTTTTACTATTCGGGCGGAACTCTAG
- a CDS encoding leucyl aminopeptidase, whose amino-acid sequence MTIQPSDKPLLEWAGDSLAIGLFEDAVELTGELATLDQKFSGVLKELIAEEEFKGKANTTIFTRVNAGSPVRKLIVVGLGKPDALQLDTLRRAAAAVARVGKKQKSKILGFSFPLWNNDPAASAQAIAEGVELALYQDIRFKSEPEEKGSQIESVDLLGFGGQEAAISRANQIVSGVNLARQLVAAPANAVTPITLAETAQAIAKEYGLQVEILEKEDCEKLGMGAFLGVSQGSELPPKFIHLTYKPEGTPKKKLAIIGKGVTFDSGGLNIKGAGSGIETMKMDMGGAAATLGAAKAIAQIKPDVEVHFISAVAENMISGHAMHPGDILTASNGKTIEVNNTDAEGRLTLADALVYADKLGLDAIVDLATLTGANVIALGEDIAGLYTPDDGVASQIEKAAQTSGEKIWRMPMEEKYFEGLKSGIADMKNTGPRPGGAITAALFLKQFIKETPWAHIDIAGPVWTDKENGYNSAGATGYGVRTLVDWVLGSGE is encoded by the coding sequence ATGACAATTCAACCTAGTGACAAGCCTTTGCTAGAGTGGGCAGGCGATAGTTTGGCAATTGGATTATTTGAAGATGCAGTCGAGTTAACTGGAGAACTGGCAACTTTAGATCAAAAGTTTTCCGGGGTATTAAAAGAACTGATTGCAGAAGAAGAATTTAAAGGTAAAGCCAACACTACAATCTTCACCCGTGTAAATGCTGGTAGCCCAGTGCGGAAATTGATTGTAGTAGGATTAGGTAAACCAGATGCACTACAACTCGACACTCTGCGACGCGCTGCTGCTGCTGTAGCTAGGGTAGGAAAAAAGCAAAAAAGCAAAATTCTGGGATTTAGTTTTCCATTATGGAATAACGATCCAGCGGCCAGTGCCCAAGCGATCGCAGAAGGTGTGGAATTAGCACTTTACCAAGATATTCGCTTTAAATCAGAACCAGAAGAGAAAGGATCGCAAATAGAAAGCGTAGATTTACTAGGTTTCGGTGGACAAGAAGCCGCCATTAGCCGCGCCAATCAAATCGTTTCTGGGGTAAATTTGGCACGGCAGTTAGTAGCAGCGCCAGCCAACGCAGTCACACCAATTACTTTGGCAGAAACTGCTCAAGCGATCGCAAAGGAGTACGGTTTACAAGTAGAGATTCTAGAAAAAGAAGACTGTGAAAAGTTGGGTATGGGTGCTTTTTTGGGAGTATCGCAAGGTTCCGAGTTGCCACCTAAATTCATTCACCTGACTTACAAACCAGAAGGTACACCGAAAAAGAAACTAGCAATTATTGGTAAAGGTGTAACCTTCGATTCCGGCGGACTCAATATTAAAGGTGCTGGAAGTGGCATCGAAACCATGAAAATGGATATGGGTGGCGCAGCTGCTACCTTGGGTGCGGCAAAAGCAATTGCTCAAATTAAGCCAGATGTTGAAGTTCACTTTATCTCGGCGGTAGCTGAAAACATGATTAGCGGTCACGCCATGCACCCTGGAGATATTCTCACAGCATCAAACGGCAAAACAATCGAAGTGAACAACACCGACGCTGAAGGACGTTTAACCTTAGCAGATGCCTTGGTTTATGCCGACAAATTAGGGTTGGATGCGATCGTGGATTTAGCTACCCTAACCGGTGCTAATGTCATTGCCTTGGGTGAAGATATTGCTGGTTTGTACACTCCCGATGATGGTGTAGCTTCCCAAATCGAGAAAGCTGCCCAAACTTCAGGGGAAAAGATTTGGCGGATGCCAATGGAAGAAAAATATTTTGAAGGGCTAAAGTCTGGCATCGCGGACATGAAAAATACAGGGCCGCGCCCAGGTGGTGCTATTACTGCTGCACTTTTCCTGAAACAATTCATCAAAGAGACACCTTGGGCGCATATAGATATTGCTGGCCCCGTGTGGACAGATAAAGAAAATGGCTACAACAGCGCAGGGGCAACCGGCTACGGCGTTCGGACACTAGTTGATTGGGTGCTGGGAAGTGGGGAATAA